Proteins found in one Pseudomonas marvdashtae genomic segment:
- the rnc gene encoding ribonuclease III produces MSVSLSRLERQLGYTFKDQELMLLALTHRSFAGRNNERLEFLGDAILNFVAGEALFERFPLAREGQLSRLRARLVKGETLAVLARGFDLGEYLRLGSGELKSGGFRRESILADALEALIGAIYLDAGMEMARERVLAWLTSEIDSLTLVDTNKDPKTRLQEFLQSRSCDLPRYEVVDIQGEPHCRTFFVECEVVLLNEKSRGQGVSRRIAEQVAAAAALIALGVENGND; encoded by the coding sequence GTGAGCGTTTCTCTAAGCCGTCTCGAGCGCCAGCTCGGCTACACTTTCAAGGATCAGGAACTGATGCTCCTGGCCCTCACTCACCGCAGTTTTGCCGGGCGTAACAATGAACGCCTGGAGTTCCTTGGCGATGCCATTCTCAATTTCGTGGCCGGCGAGGCCTTGTTCGAGCGCTTTCCCCTGGCTCGCGAAGGCCAGTTGTCGCGTTTGCGTGCACGATTGGTGAAAGGTGAGACCCTGGCGGTACTCGCCCGCGGTTTCGACCTGGGCGAATACTTGCGCTTGGGCTCGGGTGAATTGAAAAGTGGCGGTTTCCGTCGCGAGTCGATCCTGGCCGACGCCCTGGAGGCATTGATCGGGGCGATTTACCTGGACGCGGGCATGGAAATGGCACGTGAGCGTGTGCTGGCCTGGCTGACTTCCGAGATCGACAGCTTGACGCTGGTGGACACCAACAAGGATCCGAAGACCCGCTTGCAGGAATTCCTGCAATCGCGCAGCTGCGATCTGCCGCGCTACGAAGTGGTGGATATCCAGGGTGAGCCGCATTGCCGAACCTTCTTCGTCGAATGCGAAGTGGTCTTATTGAATGAAAAAAGCCGGGGCCAGGGTGTGAGTCGTCGTATTGCCGAACAGGTAGCGGCCGCCGCAGCACTGATCGCCTTGGGCGTGGAGAATGGCAATGACTGA
- the lepB gene encoding signal peptidase I, whose amino-acid sequence MSLNFPLLLVIAVFVCGLLALLDLLFLAPRRRAAIASYQGSVSQPDGVVIEKLNKEPLLVEYGKSFFPVLFIVLVLRSFLVEPFQIPSGSMKPTLDVGDFILVNKFSYGIRLPVIDKKVIEIGDPQRGDVMVFRFPSDPNVNYIKRVVGLPGDKIRYTADKRLFVNGELVAEQLIGSEPGTLGSAELYKEKLGEAEHLIRKEMSRYRATPDHSWTVPAGHYFMMGDNRDNSNDSRYWDDPNIPKDMLGMVPDRNIVGKAFAVWMSWPEPKLSHLPNFSRVGLIK is encoded by the coding sequence ATGTCGCTAAATTTCCCGCTGTTGCTGGTTATCGCCGTGTTCGTCTGCGGTTTGTTGGCGTTGCTTGATCTGTTGTTCCTGGCGCCTCGGCGCCGGGCCGCGATTGCCTCTTATCAGGGCAGCGTCAGCCAGCCTGATGGCGTGGTCATCGAAAAGCTCAACAAGGAACCGCTGCTGGTCGAGTACGGCAAGTCGTTCTTCCCGGTGCTGTTCATCGTGCTCGTGCTGCGCTCGTTCCTGGTGGAACCGTTCCAGATTCCGTCCGGTTCGATGAAGCCGACCCTGGACGTGGGTGATTTCATCCTGGTGAACAAGTTCTCCTATGGAATCCGGCTGCCGGTGATCGACAAGAAGGTCATCGAGATCGGCGACCCGCAACGCGGCGATGTCATGGTGTTTCGCTTCCCGAGCGACCCTAACGTCAACTACATCAAGCGTGTGGTCGGCCTGCCGGGCGACAAGATCCGCTACACCGCCGACAAGCGCCTGTTTGTCAACGGCGAGCTGGTGGCGGAGCAGTTGATCGGTTCCGAACCGGGCACCCTGGGCAGCGCCGAGCTGTACAAGGAAAAACTCGGCGAAGCCGAACACCTGATCCGCAAGGAAATGAGCCGCTACCGCGCCACGCCGGACCATTCGTGGACCGTGCCGGCAGGGCACTATTTCATGATGGGCGACAACCGCGACAACTCCAACGACAGCCGGTATTGGGATGATCCGAACATTCCCAAGGACATGCTGGGCATGGTCCCCGACCGCAATATCGTCGGCAAGGCCTTTGCGGTCTGGATGAGCTGGCCGGAACCCAAACTCAGTCACCTGCCGAATTTCTCGCGGGTTGGCCTGATCAAGTAA